In Vigna angularis cultivar LongXiaoDou No.4 chromosome 8, ASM1680809v1, whole genome shotgun sequence, one DNA window encodes the following:
- the LOC128193336 gene encoding malonyl-CoA:anthocyanidin 5-O-glucoside-6''-O-malonyltransferase-like, with product MTQAASPAPLKVIHVCSVAPFQEPTLSTLVPTSLPLTFFDLLWLRFPPVQRLFFYHFPHPTSSFLHSLLPSLKLSLSLTLQHFLPFSGTLTWPSHSPKPIVNYLPGDTVSFTVAESDLNFNHLCSHLCEASQRNDLAPHLANSHDKASLLAVQVTLFPNAGFCIGVTTHHAAFDGKSSSMFIKAWAYICSNLQNPTTPTPTPSLPHHLTPIFDRSLIRDPSGLAELYAEQWMNHNGSNNRSLKVWESLTATPSDGLKGLFELTPSQIQKLKQYGNSKVKVAVHLSTFSVTCAYVLACWVKANQVKDENVLCIFSVDCRTRLDPPIPATYFGNCVKGEYVVALTKELIGKDGFICALERIVEALNRVKEEGVLNGAEKWVSSMHDPGEGRIISTAGSPLFEVYSIDFGWGRPKKVDMLSTDKTGAFSLSERRDISGGIEIGLLLSKSEMEDFTSLFLQGLDSL from the coding sequence ATGACTCAAGCAGCATCACCAGCACCTCTCAAAGTTATCCATGTTTGTTCGGTGGCACCGTTTCAAGAACCAACCCTTTCCACCCTTGTGCCAACCTCTCTTCCACTAACCTTCTTCGACCTCTTATGGCTTCGATTTCCACCTGTTCAACGTCTCTTCTTCTATCACTTCCCACACCCAACCTCTTCTTTCCTTCATTCTCTTCTTCCCTCTCTCAAACTTTCTCTTTCCCTCACTCTCCAACACTTCCTCCCTTTCTCTGGCACTCTCACATGGCCCTCTCACTCTCCCAAACCCATCGTCAACTATCTCCCCGGCGACACCGTTTCCTTCACTGTTGCTGAGTCCGACCTAAACTTCAACCATCTTTGCTCCCATCTCTGTGAAGCATCACAACGCAACGATTTAGCACCCCACTTGGCCAATTCCCATGATAAAGCATCTCTGCTGGCGGTTCAAGTCACTCTCTTCCCAAACGCTGGCTTTTGCATTGGAGTAACCACACACCATGCAGCTTTCGACGGAAAATCTTCATCCATGTTCATCAAAGCATGGGCCTATATATGCTCTAACCTTCAAAACCCTACTACACCCACACCAACACCATCCTTACCTCACCATCTTACGCCTATCTTTGACAGATCATTGATTAGAGACCCTTCTGGATTGGCTGAACTGTACGCAGAGCAGTGGATGAATCATAATGGTTCGAATAACCGAAGTCTCAAGGTGTGGGAGTCTCTCACTGCAACACCGAGCGATGGACTCAAAGGTTTGTTTGAATTGACCCCTTCACAGATTCAAAAGCTCAAACAATACGGAAACTCAAAGGTCAAAGTGGCTGTTCATCTGTCAACATTTTCTGTTACGTGTGCGTATGTGTTAGCGTGTTGGGTCAAAGCGAACCAAGTGAAGGATGAAAATGTGCTGTGCATATTTTCTGTTGACTGTAGAACGCGCTTGGATCCTCCAATTCCAGCCACGTATTTTGGAAACTGCGTTAAAGGAGAATACGTTGTGGCTTTGACTAAGGAGTTGATTGGAAAAGATGGGTTCATTTGTGCTTTGGAGAGGATAGTTGAGGCTTTGAATAGGGTGAAGGAAGAGGGAGTTTTGAATGGAGCAGAAAAATGGGTTTCGAGTATGCATGACCCTGGGGAGGGTAGAATAATTTCTACTGCTGGGTCTCCGTTGTTTGAGGTTTATAGCATTGATTTTGGGTGGGGAAGGCCAAAGAAGGTGGATATGCTATCCACAGACAAAACAGGAGCATTTTCTCTCAGTGAACGTAGGGATATCAGTGGAGGAATTGAGATTGGATTGCTGTTAAGTAAAAGTGAGATGGAAGATTTTACTTCCCTTTTTCTTCAAGGACTTGATTCTCTTTAG